The genomic region CTATTCAGTCGGGCACCGGGACTCGGCCGGTGCTGGGGGGAGTGTTCAGAACTAGGCGTGCGCCGCTGCCGGCACGCCCACCGGGGCGTGCTCGGCGAGTTCCTCGGACGGAGCAACCTCGTGCTCTCCGTGCGCCATCGCTCCGCCGATGTAGGCGGCGGTGAGGATGGTGATGATGTACGCCTGGAGGGCATCGATGACGAGCTCGAACGCCGTGAGGACGATCGCCACGAGCAGTGACGCGACGCCGAATACGAAGGGAGGCTTGGGCAGCAGGTAGTCCGCGCCCAGCGAGAAGACCAGCAGCAGGAGGTGACCGGCGAACATGTTCGCGAACAGTCGGATGGCCAGCGTGAACGGCCGGACGATCAGCGTCGACAGGATCTCGATCGGGCCCAGCAGCAGGCGGATCGCCAGCGGCGCGGTGGGCGCCGGGTCGATCATCTCCTTGAAGTACGCACCCGCGCCGTTCGACTTGATGCCGGCGTAGATGAACATCACCCAGGTGACGACGGCGAGGACCATCGGGACCGCGATGCGCGAGGTCGCCGGGAACTGGGCCGCCGGGATGATCGCGAGGACGTTGCTGACCAGCACGAAGCTGAACAGGACCAGCAGGTAGGGCGTGTAGCGCGCGCCCTTCTCCCCGATGACCCCGCGGGCGATCTGCAGATCGACGAAGTCGTACGCGGACTCGCACAGGTTCTGGATCCCGCGAGGTATGATTTTAGCTCGACGGAAACCCAGCCAGAAGATCACCCCGACGAACAGTGCGGCGAAGATCGTAAGCGCGGTGGCCTTGTTGAGGTAGAGATTGACCGAGCCGATCCCGACATCGAACCAGTGCGGAGTCTGGAAGACCTCCTTCGTGGGGCCTTCGAAGCCCTCATCAGCGAGGACCGGCACGACAAACACCTCCATGATCGATTAAGTAGCGCGTCCACGGCTCCGCGAGGTTGCCGTGCCGGCGGCAGATTGCCCCCACCCTACCGGGTTCGCACGACACGCTCACACCGAAGAACGACCCGTAGCCAACCGGCGGCAGCGCTTCGAGGGACACCTCGACAAGCCCAGGCCCTGATGGGTGTCGGCAGGCCGACGTCCTGTTGCCCGCGATACTATCCACACCGGCGCGCCACAGGCACCAACTCGCTTCGAGGTTCACCCCGGTTCAGGTGCGCGTTGTCCGGAGGTTTCGCTCCGTTGATGACGATTCCACATTGCGTGACCACCTCATGACGTCCAGTTCGCACTGACACCCGCCTGCGGGCCGT from Frankia alni ACN14a harbors:
- the atpB gene encoding F0F1 ATP synthase subunit A, with amino-acid sequence MEVFVVPVLADEGFEGPTKEVFQTPHWFDVGIGSVNLYLNKATALTIFAALFVGVIFWLGFRRAKIIPRGIQNLCESAYDFVDLQIARGVIGEKGARYTPYLLVLFSFVLVSNVLAIIPAAQFPATSRIAVPMVLAVVTWVMFIYAGIKSNGAGAYFKEMIDPAPTAPLAIRLLLGPIEILSTLIVRPFTLAIRLFANMFAGHLLLLVFSLGADYLLPKPPFVFGVASLLVAIVLTAFELVIDALQAYIITILTAAYIGGAMAHGEHEVAPSEELAEHAPVGVPAAAHA